One region of Triticum aestivum cultivar Chinese Spring chromosome 6B, IWGSC CS RefSeq v2.1, whole genome shotgun sequence genomic DNA includes:
- the LOC123139186 gene encoding uncharacterized protein isoform X2: MGAASSSCAAGPSSSSPPPRRRPRIGLGGCFGAGSSARDGGGLAAAAAAAASSSRALQAATRQAERAAAGLDFQPSLSAKDLRHTSEPDPRVHPSSSTISHRLRFNHLDCHENKEHALRIKDAETSGLASSSGKDAVIRGNLSNEAGNDERTSGEGVSPMAQELVEPAPDNVHIDAVFITEVSGSLSQSDFHSSLMTSERIMPGLEDGETALRRTSSRDVLSSERSDVSQSSLTSVLPATSSASSIVGESIPDATASREDVPTIFSVSHGQIGGSTVHEDMVSIFSNDGPEHPRDSSNGETRRNHRRVLWDSFSRRGSRGYLDSDTDDLGFYSRWLDLGDDLFGDEVEEARYFHRRRHGSIRVNQYSRSRIREHRRAIFDSGNGQSTAACPLGIHQIGRCTCDAFLVAEESSARASISRIVMLTEALFEVLDEIHRQPSSLSLSMASAQAPEAVVNSLPCKSYKKLETAQCSADMEHI; the protein is encoded by the exons ATGGGCGCCGCGAGCAGCAGCTGCGCCGCCGGCCCGTCgtcttcgtcgccgccgccgcgtcgccggccgCGGATCGGCCTCGGCGGGTGCTTCGGGGCCGGATCCTCCGCGCGCGACGGCGggggcctcgccgccgccgccgccgcggccgcctcctcctcgcgcGCCCTCCAG GCAGCAACTCGGCAAGCAGAGCGAGCAGCGGCTGGGCTAGATTTCCAGCCTTCCCTGTCTGCTAAGGATCTTCGCCACACCAGCGAGCCAGACCCAAGAGTGCATCCGTCTTCAAGCACCATAAGTCACCGCCTCCGGTTCAACCACCTGGACTGTCACGAGAACAAGGAGCATGCCCTGCGAATTAAAGATGCTGAAACGAGTGGTCTGGCGAGTTCATCAGGAAAGGATGCCGTGATTAGGGGAAATCTCAGTAATGAAGCTGGCAATGATGAGAGAACATCTGGGGAAGGGGTTAGTCCTATGGCACAAGAGCTTGTAGAACCTGCACCTGATAATGTCCATATTGACGCAGTTTTCATTACAGAAGTTAGTGGCTCCTTGTCCCAGTCTGATTTCCACTCCTCGCTGATGACATCTGAAAGGATCATGCCTGGCTTGGAAGACGGCGAGACAGCTCTCCGCAGGACTTCATCCAGAGATGTTTTGTCAAGTGAAAGATCAGATGTTTCTCAATCCAGCTTGACATCTGTGTTGCCTGCTACTTCAAGCGCATCATCCATCGTTGGTGAATCAATTCCAGATGCAACTGCTAGCAGAGAAGATGTTCCAACCATATTCAGTGTGTCTCATGGTCAGATTGGTGGCAGTACAGTGCATGAAGACATGGTTAGCATTTTCTCAAATGATGGCCCAGAACACCCCCGAGATTCCAGCAATGGTGAAACAAGAAGAAATCATAGAAGAGTCCTATGGGATTCATTTTCAAGACGTGGTTCTAGAGGTTATCTAGATTCAGACACTGATGATCTGGGATTTTACAGTAGATGGCTAGACCTTGGTGATGATCTTTTTGGTGATGAGGTTGAGGAGGCACGATACTTTCATCGTAGACGCCATGGTTCAATCAGAGTAAACCAGTATTCAAGATCTCGG ATTAGGGAGCACCGTCGTGCTATTTTTGATAGTGGGAACGGACAAAGTACTGCTGCTTGTCCTTTGGGGATCCACCAAATTGGCAGATGCACCTGTGATGCATTCTTGGTCGCTGAAGAATCTAGTGCTCGCGCAAGTATATCAAGAATTGTCATGTTAACGGAGGCATTATTTGAG GTATTGGATGAGATTCACCGGCAACCCTCatcactttcactttccatggcctCTGCTCAAGCTCCAGAGGCTGTGGTTAATTCATTACCATGTAAGAGCTACAAAAAGCTTGAGACAGCCCAATGCAGTGCTGATATGGAACA CATCTAG
- the LOC123139186 gene encoding uncharacterized protein isoform X1 codes for MGAASSSCAAGPSSSSPPPRRRPRIGLGGCFGAGSSARDGGGLAAAAAAAASSSRALQAATRQAERAAAGLDFQPSLSAKDLRHTSEPDPRVHPSSSTISHRLRFNHLDCHENKEHALRIKDAETSGLASSSGKDAVIRGNLSNEAGNDERTSGEGVSPMAQELVEPAPDNVHIDAVFITEVSGSLSQSDFHSSLMTSERIMPGLEDGETALRRTSSRDVLSSERSDVSQSSLTSVLPATSSASSIVGESIPDATASREDVPTIFSVSHGQIGGSTVHEDMVSIFSNDGPEHPRDSSNGETRRNHRRVLWDSFSRRGSRGYLDSDTDDLGFYSRWLDLGDDLFGDEVEEARYFHRRRHGSIRVNQYSRSRIREHRRAIFDSGNGQSTAACPLGIHQIGRCTCDAFLVAEESSARASISRIVMLTEALFEVLDEIHRQPSSLSLSMASAQAPEAVVNSLPCKSYKKLETAQCSADMEQCHICLTEYEDGDQIRSLPCKHEFHLQCVDKWLKEIHRVCPLCRGDVCEGVAS; via the exons ATGGGCGCCGCGAGCAGCAGCTGCGCCGCCGGCCCGTCgtcttcgtcgccgccgccgcgtcgccggccgCGGATCGGCCTCGGCGGGTGCTTCGGGGCCGGATCCTCCGCGCGCGACGGCGggggcctcgccgccgccgccgccgcggccgcctcctcctcgcgcGCCCTCCAG GCAGCAACTCGGCAAGCAGAGCGAGCAGCGGCTGGGCTAGATTTCCAGCCTTCCCTGTCTGCTAAGGATCTTCGCCACACCAGCGAGCCAGACCCAAGAGTGCATCCGTCTTCAAGCACCATAAGTCACCGCCTCCGGTTCAACCACCTGGACTGTCACGAGAACAAGGAGCATGCCCTGCGAATTAAAGATGCTGAAACGAGTGGTCTGGCGAGTTCATCAGGAAAGGATGCCGTGATTAGGGGAAATCTCAGTAATGAAGCTGGCAATGATGAGAGAACATCTGGGGAAGGGGTTAGTCCTATGGCACAAGAGCTTGTAGAACCTGCACCTGATAATGTCCATATTGACGCAGTTTTCATTACAGAAGTTAGTGGCTCCTTGTCCCAGTCTGATTTCCACTCCTCGCTGATGACATCTGAAAGGATCATGCCTGGCTTGGAAGACGGCGAGACAGCTCTCCGCAGGACTTCATCCAGAGATGTTTTGTCAAGTGAAAGATCAGATGTTTCTCAATCCAGCTTGACATCTGTGTTGCCTGCTACTTCAAGCGCATCATCCATCGTTGGTGAATCAATTCCAGATGCAACTGCTAGCAGAGAAGATGTTCCAACCATATTCAGTGTGTCTCATGGTCAGATTGGTGGCAGTACAGTGCATGAAGACATGGTTAGCATTTTCTCAAATGATGGCCCAGAACACCCCCGAGATTCCAGCAATGGTGAAACAAGAAGAAATCATAGAAGAGTCCTATGGGATTCATTTTCAAGACGTGGTTCTAGAGGTTATCTAGATTCAGACACTGATGATCTGGGATTTTACAGTAGATGGCTAGACCTTGGTGATGATCTTTTTGGTGATGAGGTTGAGGAGGCACGATACTTTCATCGTAGACGCCATGGTTCAATCAGAGTAAACCAGTATTCAAGATCTCGG ATTAGGGAGCACCGTCGTGCTATTTTTGATAGTGGGAACGGACAAAGTACTGCTGCTTGTCCTTTGGGGATCCACCAAATTGGCAGATGCACCTGTGATGCATTCTTGGTCGCTGAAGAATCTAGTGCTCGCGCAAGTATATCAAGAATTGTCATGTTAACGGAGGCATTATTTGAG GTATTGGATGAGATTCACCGGCAACCCTCatcactttcactttccatggcctCTGCTCAAGCTCCAGAGGCTGTGGTTAATTCATTACCATGTAAGAGCTACAAAAAGCTTGAGACAGCCCAATGCAGTGCTGATATGGAACA GTGCCATATCTGCTTAACTGAATATGAGGATGGAGATCAGATAAGAAGTCTCCCATGCAAACATGAGTTTCACCTGCAGTGTGTCGACAAGTGGCTTAAAGAAATACACAG GGTGTGCCCGTTGTGTCGTGGGGACGTCTGCGAAGGTGTTGCCTCTTGA